A window of the Cicer arietinum cultivar CDC Frontier isolate Library 1 chromosome 6, Cicar.CDCFrontier_v2.0, whole genome shotgun sequence genome harbors these coding sequences:
- the LOC101498085 gene encoding protein LIKE COV 1-like: MVDDKSPSAVLGNRDRDRELLIPVADAGVDTDASRPSPSSSSMHHTGRETFIKVVRSWASKKFMTGCVILLPIAITFYITWWFIHFVDGFFSPIYAQLGIDIFGLGFITSITFIFLVGVFMSSWLGASVLGLGEWFIKRMPLVRHIYNASKQISAAISPDQNSQAFKEVAIIRHPRVGEYAFGFITSSVVLQNYTGDEELCCVYVPTNHLYIGDIFLVNTKDVIRPTLSVREGIEIVVSGGMSMPQILSTLDSRATAEISRSDRR, encoded by the exons ATGGTCGACGACAAATCTCCCTCCGCGGTATTGGGCAACAGAGACAGAGATCGGGAGCTTCTCATCCCCGTCGCTGATGCCGGCGTTGACACCGATGCTTCCAGACCATCGCCTTCCTCCTCTTCCATGCATCATACCGGTCGCGAG ACTTTTATCAAGGTTGTTAGGAGCTGGGCATCAAAAAAGTTCATGACTGGATG tgTCATTCTTCTTCCAATTGCAATCACCTTCTACATAACATGGTGGTTCATTCATTTTGTGGATGGGTTTTTTTCTCCGATCTATGCTCAACTTGGAATTGACATCTTTG GTCTTGGGTTCATAACATCCATAACCTTCATCTTCTTGGTTGGGGTTTTCATGTCTTCATGGCTGGGTGCATCTGTCCTGGGACTTGGAGAGTGGTTTATCAAGCGAATGCCTCTTGTTCGTCATATCTATAATGCCTCTAAGCAGATTAGTGCTGCTATATCACCAG ATCAAAATTCACAAGCCTTCAAAGAAGTAGCTATCATTCGACATCCACGTGTTGGGGAATATGCCTTTGGATTCATCACCTCATCTGTTGTCCTTCAG AATTATACTGGAGATGAGGAGTTATGCTGCGTCTATGTTCCCACGAACCATCTTTATATTGGTGATATCTTTCTGGTAAACACCAAGGATGTCATTAGGCCAACCTTATCTGTCCGGGAAGGAATTG AAATTGTCGTTTCTGGAGGCATGTCAATGCCGCAGATCCTATCAACGCTTGATTCACGTGCTACAGCAGAAATTAGTAGATCTGATAGAAGATGA